One Cucurbita pepo subsp. pepo cultivar mu-cu-16 chromosome LG07, ASM280686v2, whole genome shotgun sequence genomic region harbors:
- the LOC111799100 gene encoding zinc finger Ran-binding domain-containing protein 2-like yields the protein MNMNWSGGDWMCGVCEHVNFKKREACQRCGYPKYGGPDPSTYEFNKTEVLAGDWYCHCGAHNYASRSSCYRCNAYKSADIGALPGWKSGDWICNRIGCETHNYASRMECYKCKTPRDFGGAV from the exons ATGAACATGAACTGGTCAGGAGGAGACTGGATGTGTGGTGTGTGTGAACATGTGAACTTCAAAAAAAGGGAAGCTTGTCAACGATGTGGGTACCCGAAATATGGTGGCCCAGACCCATCAACGTACGAGTTTAACAAAACAGAAGTATTAGCAGGAGATTGGTATTGCCATTGTGGAGCTCACAACTATGCCAGCCGATCAAGTTGTTATAGATGTAATGCATATAAGAGTGCTGATATTGGTGCTTTGCCCGGTTGGAAATCCGGAGATTGGATCTGCAATAG AATAGGATGCGAAACACACAATTATGCGAGTAGGATGGAATGCTATAAATGCAAAACTCCGAGGGATTTTG GTGGAGcggtttga